The DNA segment CCAGTCGAGCCGGTAGCGTTCCTGCGGACCTTCCACCAGATCCCGCGAAAGCTCCTGCCGCAGCAAATCGAAGTCGATTGCCCGCACGGTCTTTCCGTCGGCGTCGGTGGTTTCCGTCACGCAGTTCGGAAACAACGCGGCAATCTGGTCCACATTCCGGGCAGTGAGGTCAGGAGTCTGGAGGTCGAGGCGATCCATGCGGGCGGGAACAGGTTTGTTCCAGGCACCGGCTTTCTACACGCGGCGGTGGCTGGGACAAAGTTCCGTTTTGGCAACCTACGGGTTTCGCATGCCGAGCCGTATTGATCTTTGATGTCTCGAAGCATCAGAGAGGGCTCTGATCAAGAGAATAGAGTCCCATCAGATTGAGCTTCTGACCCTGTTTTTTGCCACGCCGCCTTATTCCCTTTAAGACCAGGGACCATTTCAATTATCCCAGCGTCTCTGAGTTTATAGAACTCAGACTTCATGGCATTCTCACTGCGAATTCCTGTAATCTCCCGACCTTGTGCGTTTGTTATTTGAGGATGCTTATCGAGGAATTCCATGACGGCCTCTTGCGGTGTCGCTAGACTGGCGTGAGGGATAATTACACGGATATAGTTTCCTTCCTCCAGCACTTGGGGTGCTTGAAGTTTCCAATCACGCATCTTTCGGAAGGCCGTATTAAGGCCTTCTCCGATATCTTGATTCGGTGGATTCTTGTATTTTCCAAGGAGATTTACAATCCTGTGATTACGGGCTAAATGAACATCAAGGAAGTTGTCCTTGGTCACGAAACCCGGAAATCGCCCGGGGCTGACCACTTCAATCCGGTTATTGAATATGAAAATTTGAACGTCATCTGAGATCGAGTAATCGCGGTGAATAATTGCGTTTGTAATGATCTCCCAGATAGTTTCGTGCGGATATTCCATCGCCTTCGGTCCTTGGGCTGTCCAAACCTTGACGCTAGACATTATCGATTTCACCTGATCTACCGTCTTATGAATCAGATTGTAAATATTCCCTTCCACGGAAATATTGCTGACAAGTTGATCACGCTCTGGATCATCCTCCTTCGTCTCATATCGAACTATCCGGACAGAACACTTCTTCGGGACATGGGATGGGGGGTCGTCCGAAAAGAGAAGTAGTCCTACTACTCTTGGTTTGAAAGTCTTACGATCAATCAAGTTCTTGCTGGCGGCTAACTCCAGCGGATCGGTGCTGGGAGAATAGTAACTCAAAAACGAAGCAATCTCCTTCGAGTCTACCACATCCTCAGCGAGACCGCTTTCGACTGTGTAATCTTCATAGGATGTAGCTCCTTTTTCAAAGGATATTTGAGTAATTCGTTCTGGATCTGCTGGAAGGGAGGCCGCACCCCTCCTCTCATAAACAGTCTTGTCTGTTGTCGCGTGTACCGATGTACTCTTCTCGATCTCCACCTTAAGAACGTAATTCGGAGAGAGGGGGCTACGAAGAAATGTGAAGGTCACTGGAAGAGTCGGCTTCACTTCAGAAAGAGCCTGAATATGGGAGTTGAAGTCCTCTATGTGTTCTGCGCCTGCCCATCTCTTTTGGGGATCCGCCTCTTGCTTCTCATCCTTGACGCCAATACAAAACTCTCCGCCGTCGGCGTTGGCGAATGCGACGGCAATCTTTTGAACTTTCGCCCCCTTAATTTCGGCAGCCTTGCGATCAAAAAAATGCCCTTCCTCGATCGAGCAATAGCGGAGAGCTTCCTCGGTAGGTATCTGCTTTGTCTGCATAGGGGATAAATTTGAAAGCGCCAAAAGATGATAGGAACTCCGCGGACCTGTAAAAGCAATCATGCTTAGGCAGATGGCAGATGGATGACGCATAGCACCCGAAGACGGGGAATCAATCCAAACCCTTCTAAGGGTAGAATCGCGGCGTTCAATGATGGATTCCGCATTACATACATTGTAACAAGTAACTATTGGCGACCTCAGGTGGCCGGATTCCCGCCCTTAACCCAGAAGACCAACCGATTCCGGACTTCAAGCCCTTCTGAGTCCACTTGCTGCCATTCCAGCTCTGCTTGTAGTTCGGGCACCTGTCGGTAGTCCCGCTTTGTCCAAAAGGCTTCGTTGGTCCGGTAACCTTCTGGCTTCAATGGATGATCGTCCGGGCGCACGACGGCACAGAATGCGGTGACCGCGTAGCCGAGGCTGGCGGCGTGCTTTTCCCGTTCGTCGAAGAACCGGTGCCCGATGCCTTGGCCACGTTCCTCCTGCGCCAGGACGGATTCTCCGAAATAAAACACCGTGGAAATGTCCCAGCCTGCGTCCAGGAACGGCTGCTGGAACGCTCCGTCGGCTTCCGACAGCGGCAGGCCCGTTGAGATACCGACGGCACGGCCGTCACGGACCGCCAGAACGATCACGGCATTCTTGGACTCTCCATAGGCGGCCAGATAGCCGCGCTCGTACTCTTCCGTGCCATCGTAGAGGTAGGGATATTCGCGGAAAACGGCGATTCTGAGCCGGGCCGCATCCACCAGATGCGGCTGGAGCGATTCCCCCACGGCACTGAAGACCTCAATCATTACTTGT comes from the Luteolibacter sp. SL250 genome and includes:
- a CDS encoding RNA-binding domain-containing protein, which codes for MQTKQIPTEEALRYCSIEEGHFFDRKAAEIKGAKVQKIAVAFANADGGEFCIGVKDEKQEADPQKRWAGAEHIEDFNSHIQALSEVKPTLPVTFTFLRSPLSPNYVLKVEIEKSTSVHATTDKTVYERRGAASLPADPERITQISFEKGATSYEDYTVESGLAEDVVDSKEIASFLSYYSPSTDPLELAASKNLIDRKTFKPRVVGLLLFSDDPPSHVPKKCSVRIVRYETKEDDPERDQLVSNISVEGNIYNLIHKTVDQVKSIMSSVKVWTAQGPKAMEYPHETIWEIITNAIIHRDYSISDDVQIFIFNNRIEVVSPGRFPGFVTKDNFLDVHLARNHRIVNLLGKYKNPPNQDIGEGLNTAFRKMRDWKLQAPQVLEEGNYIRVIIPHASLATPQEAVMEFLDKHPQITNAQGREITGIRSENAMKSEFYKLRDAGIIEMVPGLKGNKAAWQKTGSEAQSDGTLFS
- a CDS encoding GNAT family N-acetyltransferase — translated: MIEVFSAVGESLQPHLVDAARLRIAVFREYPYLYDGTEEYERGYLAAYGESKNAVIVLAVRDGRAVGISTGLPLSEADGAFQQPFLDAGWDISTVFYFGESVLAQEERGQGIGHRFFDEREKHAASLGYAVTAFCAVVRPDDHPLKPEGYRTNEAFWTKRDYRQVPELQAELEWQQVDSEGLEVRNRLVFWVKGGNPAT